Genomic segment of Deltaproteobacteria bacterium:
GCGTGGTCTTCGCCTTCCTGGGCATCCGCGTTTACGCGGACACGCCGCTGTTGCGCCTGGCCATCCAGGAGGGCGCGCTCCCGGCGGACAGCAATTGCCTCGAACCGACCTATTATTTTTCGCCGCATATCGACCCGGCCGCAACCGAAAAGACCCTGACCCAAGCCTTCAAGGGCCGCCGCGACCGACTTTTCCCGCCGTCCAGGGGCCAGCGGCAAATGGCGGTCATGCGCAATTTCGGATTCCGGGGCATTCTCTGGGACACCCTGATCCGCTTCCCCGAGCCCTGCCCGCCAGGAGTCCGCCATGCCCGCTAAGCCGCTTCGCGACCGCGTGCTCGTCGTCGTCCCGGTCTACAACCATGGCGCCACCCTGCGCGGCGTGGTCGAGGACGTTCTGGCCAGGCATCCCCATGTCCTGGTCGTCAACGACGGCAGCACCGATATCGGACCGGATATTCTGGCCGGGCTCGCCGCGACCATGATCAGCCACCCGGACAATCGGGGCAAGGGCGCGGCCATCCGAACCGGCGCGCGCGAGGCGCGCCGACGCGGCATGACGCACATCGTCACCATCGACGCCGACGGCCAGCACGAGGCGGCGGACATCCCCCGCTTTCTCGACGCCATTGCCGACGACGAGCTGGCCATCGTGGTCGGGGCCCGGAATTTCGACACGGCCAACGTGCCCGGTTCGTCCCGATTCGGGCGCAAATTCTCCAACTTCTGGCTGCGCGTGCAGACCGGCATCGTTCTCTCGGACGTGCAGAGCGGCTTCCGGGCCTACCCTCTGGCCGTTCTGGACAATCTGCGATTCACCGAGGACCGCTACAGCTTCGAGGTCGAAGTCCTGGTTCGGGCGGTCTGGGCCGGCTTCCGCCTGCGCGACATGGACATCTCTGTCTATTACCCGCCGCCAGGCGAACGCGTTTCCCACTTTCGAGCGTTCATGGACAACGTGCGCATCTCGCTCTTGAACACCCGACTGACCATCCGCGCCATCATGCCCGTGCCGCACCGCAAATTCGGCCAGGACGCCCAGGGGCGGATCTCGCCCATCCACCCGGTCAAATCGCTGCGCATCCTCCTGTCCGACGACGCCACGCCCATGAATCTG
This window contains:
- a CDS encoding DUF2062 domain-containing protein — encoded protein: MPAKPLRDRVLVVVPVYNHGATLRGVVEDVLARHPHVLVVNDGSTDIGPDILAGLAATMISHPDNRGKGAAIRTGAREARRRGMTHIVTIDADGQHEAADIPRFLDAIADDELAIVVGARNFDTANVPGSSRFGRKFSNFWLRVQTGIVLSDVQSGFRAYPLAVLDNLRFTEDRYSFEVEVLVRAVWAGFRLRDMDISVYYPPPGERVSHFRAFMDNVRISLLNTRLTIRAIMPVPHRKFGQDAQGRISPIHPVKSLRILLSDDATPMNLALACALGMVLGTLPLIGVHSIAILLAAGWLRLNPIAALAASQLCMPPIVPALCVEAGYFLRHGAFLTDISLRTIGHEAMQRVWEWLLGSLVLAPLLAALIGGMVFIMARIIAAGLKRAPLAPDHPA